A window of Hyperolius riggenbachi isolate aHypRig1 chromosome 1, aHypRig1.pri, whole genome shotgun sequence contains these coding sequences:
- the LOC137544490 gene encoding uncharacterized protein: MYAYIGIALIIITAIIQLRRSSKKRRYWIHPLLMERQEKGGFSTLFSDIRNHPEKFYNYTRLTTSSFDYLLELIYEDLVQQTTKFRKPIAPAERLLITLRLFCRFLATGNSYTTLHYEFRVGISTIHKIVITTCRVLWDKLQPKHMVFPDREKWIEIADNFWVKHKFPNCIGAVDGKHIRLICPPCSGSKYHNYIKKVSITLMAVVDADYRFTYIDVGNYGSSNDASIFERCKLGMRLRHGQLDLPPPRPWPGTVDPQPFTFVADEGFGLSIHVLRPYSQKKMDKEKHIFNTRLTVARRVVECSFGILANKWRVLHTAMQLHPDNAVQVVKAACVLHNFLRNKEGGIITETLEQPFEHLTGSVPRGSSSALNLRYELFCKNTLRLIG, from the exons ATGTATGCATATATTGGAATAGCTTTAATAATTATTACAGCTATTATTCAACTGAGGAGGAGCTCCAAAAAGCGAAGGTACTGGATTCATCCGCTGTTAATGGAGAGACAAGAGAAGGGTGGATTCTCAACCCTTTTTTCTGATATCAGGAATCATCCAGAAAAATTCTACAATTATACTCGATTGACAACTAGCAG TTTTGACTATCTCCTGGAATTGATTTATGAAGACTTGGTTCAACAAACTACAAAGTTTCGGAAGCCCATTGCTCCAGCGGAAAGATTGTTGATCACTTTGAG GTTGTTTTGCAG gtttCTTGCAACTGGAAACAGTTACACAACCTTGCATTATGAATTTAGAGTTGGAATTTCAACAATACACAAAATTGTGATAACAACATGCCGTGTTCTTTGGGATAAATTACAACCAAAGCACATGGTCTTTCCTGACAGAGAAAAGTGGATCGAAATCGCTGACAACTTCTGGGTAAAGCACAAGTTTCCCAACTGTATCGGTGCAGTGGATGGGAAGCATATTAGGCTTATTTGTCCACCTTGCAGCGGTAGCAAGTAtcataattatataaaaaaagtttcaattactTTAATGGCTGTAGTGGATGCTGATTACAGGTTCACTTACATTGATGTTGGAAATTATGGGAGTAGCAATGACGCAAGTATATTTGAACGTTGCAAATTAGGGATGAGGCTACGACATGGACAATTGGACTTGCCACCTCCAAGACCTTGGCCTGGAACCGTTGACCCTCAACCGTTTACTTTCGTAGCCGATGAGGGTTTTGGACTTTCCATTCATGTTTTGAGGCCATATTCCCAGAAAAAAATGGATAAAGAAAAGCACATATTTAATACTAGACTTACGGTTGCCAGGCGTGTAGTTGAATGCAGTTTCGGAATCCTAGCAAACAAGTGGAGAGTTTTGCACACTGCCATGCAATTGCACCCTGATAATGCTGTTCAGGTTGTAAAGGCAGCATGTGTGCTACATAACTTTTTAAGGAACAAAGAGGGAGGAATTATTACGGAAACTTTGGAACAGCCTTTTGAACACCTTACTGGGAGTGTACCTCGCGGTTCATCCAGTGCACTAAATTTACGTTATGAACTTTTTTGTAAAAACACGTTAAGGTTAATAGGTTAA